A single genomic interval of Spirosoma linguale DSM 74 harbors:
- a CDS encoding polysaccharide deacetylase (PFAM: polysaccharide deacetylase~KEGG: pol:Bpro_1976 polysaccharide deacetylase) has product MFDPYLLTMFSRQTLSFAAAFGLSVLLANGLSGCQSKGSATTETTADSAATTSGNPSTAEKPADKKAEVPVAAVPDPSSIPANKIADAATILARPQVPVLCYHQIRDWRASDSKSAKDYIIPVAAFREQMKMLADSGYHTILPDQLYAYLTTGAPLPSKPIMLTFDDGDLDQYTVAAPELEKHGFKGAFFIMTVAIGRHGKQPYMDKAQIKDLSDRGHAIGAHTWDHHNVKKYQGDDWKIQIEEPKAKLETIIGKPIKYFAYPFGLWNKQALPELQKRGYVAAFTLADKRDDSMPLYTVRRIIAGGQWKATTMYRNMIQSFD; this is encoded by the coding sequence ATGTTTGATCCATATTTATTAACTATGTTCAGTCGTCAAACTCTTTCTTTTGCTGCGGCCTTTGGGCTCTCTGTTTTGCTTGCCAATGGTCTGTCGGGTTGTCAGTCAAAAGGTTCGGCAACAACCGAAACCACCGCCGATTCGGCAGCTACCACATCCGGTAACCCGTCAACGGCCGAAAAACCAGCCGACAAAAAGGCGGAAGTCCCTGTAGCCGCTGTGCCTGACCCATCGAGCATCCCAGCCAATAAAATCGCTGATGCCGCTACCATTCTGGCCCGGCCACAGGTGCCTGTTTTGTGCTATCACCAGATTCGCGACTGGCGGGCCAGCGATTCTAAATCGGCCAAAGACTACATTATACCGGTAGCGGCTTTCCGCGAACAGATGAAAATGCTGGCCGATAGTGGTTACCATACCATTCTGCCGGACCAACTGTATGCATACCTGACAACCGGAGCGCCGTTGCCCTCCAAACCAATCATGCTGACTTTCGATGATGGCGACCTCGACCAATACACGGTAGCCGCTCCCGAACTCGAAAAACACGGTTTCAAAGGCGCGTTCTTCATTATGACTGTAGCGATTGGCCGACATGGTAAGCAGCCGTATATGGACAAAGCCCAGATCAAAGACCTATCAGATCGCGGCCATGCCATTGGCGCCCATACCTGGGATCACCATAACGTAAAGAAATACCAGGGTGACGATTGGAAGATCCAAATCGAAGAACCCAAGGCGAAGCTGGAAACCATCATTGGAAAACCCATTAAGTATTTTGCGTATCCGTTCGGTTTGTGGAATAAACAGGCACTGCCCGAACTACAGAAACGGGGGTATGTGGCTGCATTCACGCTGGCCGATAAGCGGGACGACAGTATGCCACTCTACACCGTTCGCCGGATTATTGCCGGGGGCCAGTGGAAAGCCACGACCATGTACCGGAATATGATTCAGAGTTTTGACTAA
- a CDS encoding NMT1/THI5 like domain protein (PFAM: NMT1/THI5 like domain protein~KEGG: hypothetical protein) — translation MSTHIRLALDRTPNTNHTGFYVALAKGAYAQAGLDVELISPDQDDYRTMPARRVSQGTAELAITPSESVISYQTNGVPLIAVAAVLARDISAIVTLKESGISRPRELDGKVYGSYGARYEDDMIRQLIQNDDGRGQFISHKMGWAGIWRALLTREVDAAWCWLTWEGVQADIQGVDLNQFLFDEYEIPYGYNPVLTAHSQWTAQNSDALCRFLEATAAGYRFAIKNPDEAVRLLMKTANHPTLTKRNFLEQSQQMVSGYYLDGEGHWGFMHRNVWVSFTNWMIRNHLLTDKDGELIQRMDVDTLFTNKFLEGVPAMMR, via the coding sequence ATGAGCACTCATATCCGTTTAGCCCTCGATCGGACGCCAAACACCAACCACACAGGATTTTATGTTGCCCTGGCCAAAGGAGCGTATGCTCAGGCTGGTCTTGATGTCGAACTCATCTCACCAGATCAGGACGACTATCGCACAATGCCCGCCCGGCGCGTTTCGCAGGGCACCGCCGAACTGGCCATTACACCCTCGGAGAGTGTAATCAGCTACCAAACCAACGGAGTTCCCCTAATCGCCGTAGCCGCTGTTCTGGCCCGCGACATCAGTGCGATCGTTACCCTGAAAGAGAGCGGTATCAGTCGGCCCCGCGAACTGGATGGTAAAGTATACGGCTCGTATGGAGCCCGCTATGAAGACGATATGATTCGTCAGCTTATTCAGAACGACGACGGCCGTGGTCAGTTTATATCGCATAAAATGGGCTGGGCGGGTATCTGGCGGGCCTTGCTCACCCGCGAAGTGGATGCTGCCTGGTGCTGGCTGACCTGGGAGGGCGTGCAGGCCGATATTCAGGGCGTTGATCTGAACCAGTTTTTGTTCGACGAATACGAAATCCCCTACGGATACAATCCTGTTCTGACGGCCCATAGCCAGTGGACGGCTCAAAACAGTGATGCCCTGTGCCGGTTTCTGGAAGCAACAGCCGCCGGGTACCGGTTCGCCATTAAAAATCCGGACGAAGCTGTTCGCCTGTTAATGAAAACGGCCAATCACCCGACGCTTACCAAACGCAATTTTCTGGAACAGAGTCAGCAAATGGTGTCGGGCTATTATCTGGACGGCGAAGGGCACTGGGGCTTCATGCACCGAAACGTCTGGGTATCGTTTACGAACTGGATGATCCGCAACCACCTGCTCACCGACAAAGACGGCGAACTAATTCAACGCATGGACGTCGATACGCTCTTCACTAATAAATTCCTGGAAGGCGTTCCCGCCATGATGCGGTAG
- a CDS encoding NUDIX hydrolase (PFAM: NUDIX hydrolase~KEGG: cja:CJA_3063 NUDIX hydrolase) gives MEYKKQIERLIIDFKTNYLSSVSIDFVIFGFHDGQLKVLLLRWKETDKWCLPGGRVRHNENLEAAAYRSLQERTGLGEIFLQQFHTFGDVMRYTHFSKEETMGKLGLSQDALNDFPGRDVSVGYYALVEFARVTPTPDLFTDECQWWDIDQIPLLLFDHNAMITLALKTLRRQLSYQPIGYNLLPEKFTMPDLQQLYETILGQTLDRRNFQKRILGYDILDRLDERKTGGAHKAPYLYRFNKEKYEKALEDEVLFVG, from the coding sequence ATGGAGTACAAAAAGCAAATAGAGCGGCTAATCATCGATTTCAAAACCAATTACCTTTCTTCTGTATCCATCGACTTTGTTATATTCGGATTTCATGATGGCCAGTTAAAAGTGCTTTTGTTGCGTTGGAAAGAAACCGACAAGTGGTGCCTGCCGGGTGGGCGGGTTCGTCATAATGAAAATCTGGAAGCAGCCGCTTACCGAAGTTTACAGGAGCGGACGGGTCTTGGCGAAATTTTTCTGCAGCAATTCCACACTTTTGGCGATGTGATGCGGTATACCCATTTCAGCAAAGAAGAAACCATGGGCAAACTGGGACTGTCGCAGGATGCGCTGAATGATTTTCCGGGCCGCGATGTATCGGTCGGTTATTACGCGCTGGTCGAATTTGCCCGGGTAACGCCCACCCCCGATCTGTTTACGGATGAATGCCAGTGGTGGGACATCGATCAGATTCCGCTTTTGCTTTTTGACCATAATGCCATGATTACCCTGGCCCTGAAAACCCTGCGTCGGCAGTTGAGCTACCAGCCCATAGGCTATAATTTGTTGCCGGAGAAGTTCACCATGCCCGATTTGCAGCAATTGTATGAAACAATTCTGGGGCAAACGCTCGACCGGCGTAATTTTCAAAAGCGTATTTTGGGGTACGATATCCTGGATCGGCTGGACGAACGCAAGACCGGAGGGGCGCATAAAGCGCCGTACTTATATCGTTTTAATAAGGAGAAATACGAAAAAGCGCTGGAAGATGAGGTACTTTTTGTCGGATAG
- a CDS encoding PKD domain containing protein (PFAM: PKD domain containing protein; cytochrome c class I~SMART: PKD domain containing protein~KEGG: sde:Sde_0722 Crp/FNR family transcriptional regulator), producing the protein MKEIIVSLCLKYALEMTYKRYTLQSFRTTALLSVGALGLWAYSTRSFTAPGDKPDENRFTKVVLAEKLNEPLEMAILPDERVLFIERHGQVQLYSPGTKQVKTIASIPVSTKYKDVEGHETEAEDGLLGVNIDPNFEKNHWIYLYYSPAGSESKNSLVRYEMRGDELVLSSKKVLLDVPVQREQCCHTSGSIDWDREGNLYLSTGDNTSPRATLYAPIDERPGRGPWDAQKSSGNTNDLRGKILRIHPEADGTYTIPEGNLFPKGTSQTRPEIYTMGHRNPYRISVDKHTGYVYWGDVGPDAGEDSVGVGPTAEDEYNQARKAGNFGWPYFVGDNKAYYDKDFTTGKGGAKFDPAHPVNDSPNNTGLRDLPPAQPALISYPAAESKKFPIMGTGGRSAMAGPTYYKDDFKNAKRPFPDYYNGKVFLYEWMRDMIMAVDFDGKGGITSMERFLPNMGFSHPIDMAFGPNGDLYVLEYGTGWFLKNDDSRLVRIEFNAGNRKPAIQVAASQKAGAVPLKVALSSEGTKDFDGDALTYQWKIVSRTGGQPTVLNEPNPTFTFQKPGQYKAILTVTDAKGLKDTQEVDIVAGNQPPQVALNVVNGNKSFYFPGQPVAYQVNVTDKEDGSLASGRIQPKQVLVRATYQDDANAQAASTSGAGHKFSEAAYLGTGQTLMEKSDCKACHFTDKKSVGPAFTEVAKRYKADANAVASLSNKIIKGGGGVWGDAIMTAHPQLTQPDASEIVKYILTLSDKKVTAPLLPTKGTYTPGKDEKGNLVLQASYKDKGANGLPAQLAEQVLVLRNPLIALGTSNSQSKGITLFKMGTQPYPLVVVMGSDTYVKFNQLDLTGIRSMEFAVAAPKAQLNAMGGRIEVRIDSPTGQLLGQTAEVAPNESKDPAAMFTPTMAKAAIIPTTGQHDLYFVFKNEKAGKAPLFVPSTVQLSN; encoded by the coding sequence ATGAAAGAAATAATCGTATCATTGTGTTTAAAATACGCTTTAGAAATGACATATAAACGTTATACCCTTCAATCGTTCCGAACGACGGCCTTGCTCAGTGTAGGCGCCCTAGGCTTATGGGCCTACTCGACGAGGTCGTTCACCGCTCCCGGCGATAAACCCGACGAAAATCGGTTTACAAAGGTAGTACTTGCCGAAAAACTAAATGAGCCGCTCGAAATGGCCATTCTACCCGACGAACGCGTACTGTTTATCGAACGGCATGGGCAGGTTCAACTGTATTCGCCAGGTACGAAACAGGTGAAAACGATTGCTTCAATCCCGGTCAGCACGAAATATAAAGATGTTGAAGGACATGAGACCGAAGCTGAAGATGGTTTGCTGGGCGTTAACATAGACCCCAACTTCGAGAAAAACCACTGGATATACCTATACTACTCACCAGCGGGCAGCGAATCTAAGAACAGTCTGGTCCGCTACGAAATGCGGGGCGACGAACTGGTTCTATCTTCGAAAAAAGTGTTGCTGGATGTACCCGTGCAGCGCGAACAATGCTGCCATACCAGTGGCTCCATTGACTGGGACCGCGAAGGCAACCTCTATCTCTCTACCGGCGACAACACCAGCCCCCGCGCCACGCTCTACGCACCTATTGACGAGCGGCCCGGCCGGGGTCCTTGGGATGCCCAGAAGTCGTCGGGTAATACTAATGATTTGCGGGGTAAAATCCTCCGTATCCATCCCGAAGCCGACGGAACTTACACCATTCCCGAAGGAAACCTGTTTCCAAAAGGCACAAGCCAAACCCGTCCCGAGATCTATACCATGGGCCACCGTAACCCCTACAGGATTTCGGTAGATAAGCATACAGGGTATGTGTACTGGGGCGATGTAGGCCCCGACGCGGGCGAAGATTCGGTTGGGGTTGGCCCCACGGCCGAAGACGAATACAACCAGGCGCGAAAAGCGGGCAATTTCGGCTGGCCGTATTTTGTGGGCGATAATAAAGCCTATTACGATAAAGATTTCACCACCGGAAAAGGAGGTGCCAAATTCGATCCGGCGCATCCGGTCAACGATTCGCCCAACAACACGGGCCTGCGCGACCTCCCGCCTGCCCAGCCTGCGCTCATCTCTTACCCGGCTGCCGAGTCCAAAAAATTTCCGATCATGGGAACCGGTGGGCGTAGTGCTATGGCCGGTCCTACCTATTACAAAGACGATTTCAAGAACGCCAAACGCCCTTTCCCGGACTATTATAACGGAAAAGTATTTCTCTATGAGTGGATGCGCGACATGATTATGGCCGTTGACTTTGATGGCAAGGGTGGCATAACCAGCATGGAACGCTTTCTGCCCAACATGGGCTTCAGTCACCCAATCGACATGGCGTTCGGGCCAAACGGTGATTTATACGTGCTGGAATACGGCACCGGCTGGTTCCTCAAAAACGACGATTCGCGTTTGGTACGCATTGAGTTCAACGCGGGCAATCGTAAGCCTGCGATACAGGTAGCGGCCAGTCAGAAGGCAGGGGCGGTACCGCTGAAAGTAGCCTTGTCATCGGAGGGAACCAAGGATTTCGATGGCGATGCGCTGACCTATCAATGGAAAATAGTGAGCCGAACGGGTGGTCAGCCAACCGTTCTGAATGAACCGAACCCAACGTTCACGTTTCAGAAACCGGGACAGTATAAAGCGATACTGACAGTAACCGATGCGAAGGGTCTGAAAGATACCCAGGAGGTGGATATTGTAGCCGGTAACCAGCCTCCGCAGGTAGCCCTGAACGTAGTGAACGGCAATAAGAGCTTCTATTTCCCCGGCCAGCCGGTGGCTTATCAGGTAAACGTGACCGATAAGGAAGATGGTAGCCTGGCGAGTGGACGCATTCAGCCTAAACAAGTGCTGGTTCGGGCTACGTATCAGGATGACGCCAACGCACAGGCCGCGAGTACATCCGGTGCTGGACACAAATTCTCCGAGGCCGCTTACCTGGGGACCGGGCAAACGCTCATGGAAAAAAGTGACTGCAAAGCCTGCCATTTTACGGATAAAAAATCGGTAGGACCCGCGTTTACGGAAGTAGCGAAACGGTACAAAGCTGATGCCAACGCCGTGGCGAGCCTATCGAATAAGATCATCAAAGGGGGGGGTGGCGTTTGGGGCGATGCCATCATGACGGCCCACCCTCAACTGACTCAGCCCGACGCGAGCGAAATTGTCAAGTATATCCTGACCCTTTCCGACAAGAAAGTGACAGCCCCGCTGCTCCCGACGAAGGGAACCTATACGCCGGGTAAAGACGAAAAAGGAAATCTGGTTTTGCAGGCCTCTTACAAAGATAAAGGAGCTAACGGCCTGCCTGCCCAACTGGCCGAACAGGTACTGGTGCTACGGAATCCGCTGATCGCGCTGGGCACATCCAATAGCCAGTCGAAAGGCATCACACTGTTCAAAATGGGCACTCAGCCTTACCCGCTTGTGGTTGTCATGGGTTCCGACACCTATGTCAAATTTAACCAGCTCGACCTTACCGGTATCCGATCCATGGAGTTTGCCGTAGCCGCCCCTAAAGCGCAGTTGAACGCTATGGGTGGTCGAATTGAAGTACGGATTGACTCCCCAACGGGCCAACTGCTGGGCCAGACGGCAGAGGTTGCGCCCAATGAAAGCAAAGACCCGGCCGCCATGTTTACGCCAACTATGGCCAAAGCAGCCATTATTCCAACAACGGGCCAGCACGACCTGTACTTCGTTTTCAAAAACGAGAAGGCCGGAAAAGCCCCTCTTTTCGTACCCAGTACGGTTCAACTTTCCAACTAA
- a CDS encoding hypothetical protein (KEGG: cja:CJA_2657 carbohydrate binding protein, putative, cbp32B), producing the protein MLRKLVKILLGIVLVLALLIGGFVTFGMYVTRKLPWQKPIFETTRPADPGQVGPKGVLIFSKTNGFRHESIEPGIEALKKVGKEKGWDVRTTENGAFFNDDYLSRFKTVVFLSTTGDVLTPEQEKAFEKFIENGGGYVGIHAASDTEYDWDWYDHMLGTHFRDHPLYPEHTPDAEIITDVRNHPTTKHLPAKFHKADEWYNFKQSVRGKDSIQVLLTLNEATYKATFPKAMEGDHPISWTNVIGKGRVFYTGMGHTNETFTDKYAMPHIVAGIEWAGRF; encoded by the coding sequence ATGCTTCGTAAACTTGTAAAAATTCTGTTAGGCATCGTCCTCGTTTTGGCTCTGTTGATAGGCGGCTTTGTTACGTTCGGGATGTATGTAACCCGTAAATTACCCTGGCAAAAGCCGATTTTTGAAACCACCCGTCCCGCCGACCCCGGCCAGGTTGGCCCAAAAGGCGTTCTGATTTTCTCCAAAACAAATGGCTTCCGGCACGAGTCCATTGAGCCGGGTATCGAAGCCCTAAAAAAAGTGGGTAAAGAAAAAGGCTGGGATGTTCGAACTACCGAAAACGGGGCCTTCTTCAACGACGATTACCTCAGCCGATTTAAAACGGTGGTTTTTTTATCGACCACGGGCGATGTGCTGACGCCGGAGCAGGAAAAAGCCTTTGAAAAATTTATCGAGAATGGCGGTGGTTACGTGGGTATTCATGCGGCATCAGATACCGAATACGACTGGGACTGGTACGATCATATGCTCGGCACCCATTTCCGCGATCACCCACTCTACCCCGAGCACACGCCCGATGCGGAGATCATTACGGACGTCAGAAATCACCCGACAACAAAGCACTTACCAGCCAAATTTCACAAGGCCGACGAGTGGTATAATTTTAAGCAAAGCGTTCGGGGCAAAGACAGCATTCAGGTCTTGCTAACCTTGAACGAAGCTACTTACAAAGCTACTTTCCCAAAGGCGATGGAAGGCGACCACCCTATTTCCTGGACCAACGTGATTGGGAAAGGGCGTGTGTTCTACACCGGTATGGGCCACACCAACGAAACCTTCACCGATAAATACGCCATGCCGCATATTGTAGCCGGCATCGAATGGGCCGGGCGGTTCTAG
- a CDS encoding Curlin associated repeat protein (PFAM: Curlin associated repeat protein~KEGG: spl:Spea_3235 curlin-associated protein), whose protein sequence is MKKVLLTWSALLIMAASYAQSNTSTLSQTGTDNKAMLTQTGEGQQVIAVQEGNNNQLTTSQTSTYAQEINISQTGASNKAVATQDEGSGPGTFIQILQNGTNNDALANQSDYLTYGSEASINQSGQNNKATISQLTAVGSSAGIEQTGVGAGNTATITQTNLSYQDAAEIRQSGQNQTATILQNGTIYLIGGNQAYINQTSTFAQTAQITQEGDQNLAEIYQENGAGPDNVATTFQSGYGNVSYIDQSNFATINSTAVTSQVGNFNKATIEQFAALNGQAVINQTGDENQAYIGQGQAGQNLSYNNNAQITQSGDFNVAGVIQTGEGNQAVFQQIGSGNAILNLTSTNFVLQQGNNNSLTVTQTGMDNLLQIQQTGNGNIGIINQNSGAILP, encoded by the coding sequence ATGAAAAAAGTATTACTCACATGGTCTGCGCTGCTGATCATGGCTGCTTCTTACGCTCAATCAAATACGTCCACACTCAGCCAGACCGGCACCGACAACAAGGCCATGCTTACCCAAACGGGAGAAGGGCAGCAGGTAATTGCGGTACAGGAAGGCAATAACAACCAACTGACAACTTCCCAAACCAGCACATACGCCCAGGAAATTAACATCAGTCAAACCGGTGCCTCCAATAAAGCCGTTGCTACCCAGGATGAGGGTTCCGGCCCGGGAACGTTCATTCAGATTTTACAGAATGGCACTAATAATGACGCGCTGGCCAATCAGTCGGACTACCTGACCTATGGCAGTGAAGCGTCTATAAATCAGTCAGGGCAGAATAACAAGGCAACGATCAGTCAGCTTACGGCTGTTGGGAGTTCGGCGGGTATTGAGCAGACGGGAGTAGGGGCAGGCAACACCGCTACCATTACCCAGACTAACCTGAGCTACCAGGATGCCGCCGAAATTCGTCAGAGTGGGCAGAATCAAACGGCTACTATTTTGCAGAACGGAACTATTTACCTGATTGGTGGTAACCAAGCCTATATTAATCAGACAAGTACGTTTGCCCAGACCGCCCAGATTACTCAGGAAGGGGATCAGAACCTGGCCGAAATCTATCAGGAAAATGGAGCTGGTCCGGATAATGTGGCCACAACATTCCAGTCGGGTTATGGCAATGTCAGTTACATTGATCAGTCTAACTTTGCGACAATCAATAGCACGGCGGTCACGTCGCAGGTCGGCAATTTCAACAAGGCTACTATCGAGCAGTTTGCGGCTCTCAACGGACAGGCGGTTATCAACCAAACGGGTGATGAGAACCAGGCTTACATTGGACAGGGTCAGGCCGGACAAAATCTGAGTTACAATAACAACGCCCAGATTACCCAGTCGGGTGATTTTAACGTTGCGGGCGTCATTCAGACCGGCGAAGGCAACCAGGCTGTTTTTCAGCAAATTGGTAGTGGTAACGCCATCCTCAATCTGACATCTACGAATTTTGTCCTTCAGCAGGGTAACAACAACTCCCTAACCGTTACCCAGACCGGCATGGACAATCTGTTGCAGATTCAGCAGACAGGTAATGGCAACATTGGCATCATCAACCAAAATTCAGGTGCCATATTGCCTTAG
- a CDS encoding Xylose isomerase domain protein TIM barrel (PFAM: Xylose isomerase domain protein TIM barrel~KEGG: sde:Sde_1709 hypothetical protein) has protein sequence MTQSRRSFLNQLGLAAAGAGLTSALPNQLFAEMSAKKFGFDISLAEFSFAGELMSGKMTNMDFPARAKNDFGINVLEYVSMFFNNKHTDQAYLKELKQRCDDLGMKSNLIMVDGANIADLDATKRKQAVESHYAWVDAAKFLGCSAIRVNLGDTSRAISGVADDPADEAAKTAADGYHKLLEYAAKSKMNVIVENHFGNSTDIDWLVGVLKQVNMPNAGLLPDFGNFCRQRSKPETNDIKGIMSTTCVKEYDRYEGVKKMMPYAKGISAKTHKFDAQGNETETDFRKMFKIIKDAGFNGYVGIEYEGGIMSMYNPTGGYLPTNAGIQATKVLLERVRTELA, from the coding sequence ATGACACAATCCCGTCGTAGTTTCCTTAATCAACTTGGGCTGGCGGCCGCCGGAGCCGGTCTGACATCGGCCTTGCCCAACCAACTCTTCGCAGAAATGAGTGCCAAAAAATTCGGTTTCGACATTTCGCTGGCCGAGTTCTCCTTTGCCGGTGAGCTTATGTCGGGCAAGATGACCAACATGGACTTTCCGGCCAGGGCCAAAAACGATTTCGGCATTAACGTGCTCGAATACGTATCCATGTTCTTCAACAACAAGCATACCGACCAGGCGTATCTGAAGGAGCTTAAACAGCGCTGCGATGACCTGGGCATGAAGAGCAACCTCATCATGGTCGATGGAGCTAACATTGCCGATCTGGACGCTACCAAACGCAAACAGGCCGTTGAATCGCACTACGCCTGGGTCGATGCCGCTAAGTTTCTGGGGTGCAGCGCCATTCGGGTCAATCTCGGCGACACCTCCCGGGCCATATCGGGCGTTGCCGACGACCCCGCCGACGAAGCCGCCAAAACGGCCGCCGATGGCTACCACAAATTGCTGGAGTATGCCGCCAAATCGAAGATGAACGTGATCGTGGAAAATCACTTTGGCAACTCGACGGACATCGACTGGCTGGTGGGTGTTCTGAAACAGGTAAACATGCCTAACGCGGGTCTGCTGCCCGACTTCGGCAACTTCTGTCGGCAACGCAGCAAGCCCGAAACCAACGATATAAAGGGCATTATGAGCACCACCTGTGTGAAAGAATATGATCGATATGAGGGCGTGAAGAAAATGATGCCGTACGCCAAAGGTATCAGTGCCAAAACCCATAAGTTCGACGCACAGGGCAACGAAACCGAAACCGATTTCCGGAAGATGTTCAAGATCATCAAAGATGCAGGTTTCAACGGGTACGTCGGCATCGAATACGAAGGGGGCATCATGAGCATGTACAACCCAACGGGCGGTTACCTGCCGACAAACGCTGGTATTCAGGCCACTAAAGTCCTGCTCGAACGAGTACGCACCGAACTGGCCTGA
- a CDS encoding YdjC family protein (PFAM: YdjC family protein~KEGG: vsa:VSAL_I1501 hypothetical protein), whose product METRTLLFSLVLIASLSAVKAQPKPPRLIVRGDDMGYSHAGNEALVKCYKDGIEKSIEVLVPSPWFPEAVEMLKQIPTADVGIHLTLTSEWDNVKWRPLSDCPSLRDADGYFFPMVRPNKDYPKRSVVENDWKLADIEKEFRAQIELAMRKIPRISHISGHMGCTSLNDEVKAVVTKLASEYHLRNPGEAELARAGYIGAHTTSAEKLQSFMSMLESLEAGKTYMFVDHPGLDTPEVRAIHHIGYENVAADRQAVTDVWTNPVVKELIKKKGIQLIGYSDLGK is encoded by the coding sequence ATGGAAACCAGGACGTTACTTTTTTCGCTAGTGCTTATTGCCAGTTTAAGTGCTGTTAAAGCCCAACCGAAACCGCCCCGCCTGATTGTTCGGGGTGATGACATGGGTTATTCCCATGCCGGAAACGAAGCCCTTGTGAAATGCTATAAAGACGGTATCGAGAAGTCGATAGAAGTGCTGGTACCGTCGCCCTGGTTTCCCGAAGCGGTTGAGATGCTGAAGCAAATACCGACGGCCGATGTGGGCATTCATTTAACCCTGACCAGCGAATGGGATAACGTAAAGTGGCGTCCGCTATCGGATTGCCCCAGCCTGCGCGATGCCGATGGTTATTTCTTCCCGATGGTTCGACCCAATAAAGATTACCCCAAACGGTCGGTCGTGGAAAATGACTGGAAACTGGCCGATATTGAGAAGGAGTTTCGGGCGCAGATCGAACTGGCGATGCGGAAGATCCCCCGCATAAGCCACATCTCCGGCCATATGGGCTGTACAAGCCTAAACGACGAGGTGAAGGCCGTCGTTACTAAGCTTGCCAGCGAGTATCATCTCCGCAATCCCGGAGAAGCTGAGCTTGCCAGAGCAGGCTATATCGGTGCGCATACGACCTCAGCCGAAAAACTTCAGAGCTTCATGAGCATGCTGGAAAGCCTTGAGGCCGGTAAAACGTACATGTTTGTCGATCACCCCGGACTCGACACACCCGAAGTGCGAGCCATTCACCACATCGGGTACGAGAACGTAGCCGCCGACCGGCAAGCCGTTACCGACGTCTGGACGAATCCTGTTGTGAAGGAGTTGATCAAAAAGAAAGGGATTCAGCTGATTGGGTATAGTGATTTGGGGAAGTGA